A region of the Vicinamibacteria bacterium genome:
TTTTCCCCAAGACCTGGCAATCCTGGCATCGGAGATGGACCGGCAACAGTTCTCCAGAATCGAGCGGCTGTCCCATCGACTCAAGGGGTCCCTCCTGACGCTTGCCGCCGAGCGGGCAGCCCGTGAAGCGCTCGACCTCGAGACGAGTGCCCGGGGGGAGGATGCCGAGCGATGTCGTGTCGCCTTCGACCGGCTCCGGGCCGAGCTGCACCGGCTCGAAGCCGAGCTGCGGTCTTTGAGTGACTGTCCTCCCCATCTCGGGATCGGGACTCGATAGAATGGGACTCCCGAGAACGAGCCGTGAGTGAAGGGCCGATGGAGGTCCCACAGGGGCGGCCAACAGGGAGAGACCCGTGGAGCAATTGACGGCAAAGGATGTCATGACCAGCAACGTGGTAACCATTCGTGATGATGCCCCCTTGTCGGAGCTGGTTTCGCTTCTGTCCGAGCACATGATCACCGGGGCGCCCGTGGTCGACTCGTCCGGTAAGCTGGTGGGAGTCGTCTCGGCAACCGATGTCGCCCGGGAGGGTGCGAGGCGCCGGAGCGGAATCCGGCGAGAGGTCCCCCCAGATTTCTACGTGGGCAGCGCGGAGTTCCAGGGCGAGGACATGCGCGCGTACCTGGTAGAGGAAGAGAGCGATCAACTCGTGCGTGACATCATGACTTCGGTGATCTTTTCGGTGCCCCAGAATGCCTCGGTCGCGGAGATGGCGGACACGATGATCGGAGGCCGAGTCCATCGCCTGATCGTCACCGAAGGGAGTCGGGTCGTGGGAATCGTGACGACCTTGGACATTCTCCGAGGCCTTCGCGACTCCCTCCGAGGAATCTGACGCTCGGAGGCGCTATCCCCAGACGTCTTCGAGAAGCCTGAGCGCGTTGGCTCCCAGGACTTTGTCGATCTGCTCGTCGGTATAGTCGTGCTTCACCAGCCAGCGTACGATGTTGTGGGACGCCTCGGTGGGGTTCTCGATCCCCTCGACGTACTCCACTTCTTCATAGCCAGGGCTCTTGCCGCCGCTTCCCCGTGTCGCGTCGCGGATGGAAAGGCTAGATTGATAAGCGTGATGCAGCCCCACGTGGTCCCCGTAGAGGGTGTCGGGGCCGAAGGCGACGGAGTCGATCCCGACGAGGTCCTTCACGTACTCGAAGTGCTCCATATAGGACTCGATGCTGTGACGTGGATGCGTGGGAGTGAGAGTAGTGTGAGGGGCGGCCTCGATGCCGATGACGCCGCCCTTGTCGGCGCACGCCTTGAGCACGTCGTCCGG
Encoded here:
- a CDS encoding CBS domain-containing protein, whose protein sequence is MEQLTAKDVMTSNVVTIRDDAPLSELVSLLSEHMITGAPVVDSSGKLVGVVSATDVAREGARRRSGIRREVPPDFYVGSAEFQGEDMRAYLVEEESDQLVRDIMTSVIFSVPQNASVAEMADTMIGGRVHRLIVTEGSRVVGIVTTLDILRGLRDSLRGI